One Acidobacteriota bacterium DNA segment encodes these proteins:
- a CDS encoding DoxX family protein has product MLRKMLATTNDILPLILRLTLGLVILPHGAQKLLGLFGGYGFSATMKAMTGQGLPAVIVFLVIMAESFGALGLITGFLTRFSAFGIGLVMLGAVAMVHAKNGFFMNWMGQPQGEGFEYHLLAIGLAVALLMRGGGAASVDGELQKRLS; this is encoded by the coding sequence ATGCTGCGAAAAATGTTGGCGACCACGAATGACATCTTGCCGTTGATCTTGCGGTTGACGCTGGGGCTGGTGATTTTGCCGCACGGCGCGCAAAAGCTTTTGGGTTTGTTTGGCGGCTATGGTTTCAGCGCGACCATGAAGGCGATGACCGGACAGGGCCTGCCCGCCGTCATTGTTTTCCTGGTGATTATGGCCGAATCGTTTGGCGCGCTGGGACTGATTACCGGCTTCCTGACGCGCTTCAGCGCTTTTGGCATTGGCTTAGTGATGCTAGGGGCCGTGGCGATGGTGCACGCCAAAAATGGCTTTTTTATGAATTGGATGGGGCAACCGCAAGGCGAAGGATTTGAATATCACCTGCTGGCCATCGGGTTGGCCGTGGCGTTGTTGATGCGTGGCGGTGGCGCGGCTTCGGTGGACGGCGAATTGCAAAAACGATTGTCGTAA
- a CDS encoding GNAT family N-acetyltransferase → MLKLTRTHSGNADFQALVRLLDQDLRERDGAEHAYYAQFNKIDQLQHVVMAYVNDEAVGCGAFKPYAGNSVEIKRMFVRPAWRGKRIAQTILTELEAWAGELETAACVLETGKRQPEAIRLYQRCGYEIMPNYGQYAGVENSVCMQKLLR, encoded by the coding sequence ATGCTTAAACTGACACGCACTCACTCAGGCAATGCTGATTTTCAAGCGCTTGTCCGCTTGCTCGACCAGGACTTGCGCGAGCGCGATGGCGCTGAGCACGCCTATTACGCGCAGTTCAACAAAATTGACCAGCTTCAGCACGTCGTCATGGCGTATGTGAATGACGAGGCAGTCGGTTGCGGCGCGTTCAAGCCGTATGCCGGCAACAGCGTCGAAATCAAACGCATGTTCGTCCGGCCCGCTTGGCGCGGAAAGCGCATCGCCCAAACAATCCTGACGGAATTGGAAGCGTGGGCGGGCGAACTCGAGACTGCTGCTTGCGTGTTGGAGACGGGCAAGCGACAGCCCGAAGCCATTCGCCTCTATCAACGCTGCGGCTACGAAATCATGCCCAACTATGGGCAATACGCCGGTGTCGAAAACAGCGTCTGTATGCAAAAGCTGCTGCGCTGA
- a CDS encoding pirin family protein, with product MQIIRANERFHLESDWLSAYWLFSFDRYYDPANLNFGPLRVFNHDTIAGGGGFPTHPHREMEIVTYVLSGELAHKDSTGGRGLIRAGEVQRMTAGTGIAHSELNASETEPVRLLQIWLLPEQDGLTPGYEQRQFTEAERAGKLLPIVSGQAAPGVLKIHQDTTFYVSRLSAGEQVTHTLKPGRRAFLYVIEGALTLNGEVLNTGDQARLVGLENLSLAATQASELILIDLP from the coding sequence ATGCAGATCATCAGAGCGAACGAGCGGTTTCATTTGGAGAGTGATTGGTTGTCGGCCTATTGGCTGTTCAGTTTTGATCGGTACTACGATCCGGCCAATCTGAATTTCGGGCCCTTGCGCGTCTTCAATCACGACACGATCGCAGGTGGCGGCGGCTTCCCGACGCATCCGCATCGCGAGATGGAGATCGTCACTTACGTGCTGAGCGGCGAACTGGCGCACAAAGACAGCACGGGCGGACGCGGCCTGATTCGCGCGGGCGAAGTGCAGCGCATGACCGCCGGGACGGGCATCGCGCATTCCGAGTTGAATGCTTCGGAAACCGAGCCGGTGCGGCTGTTGCAAATCTGGCTATTGCCGGAGCAGGACGGATTAACGCCAGGATACGAACAGCGGCAATTCACAGAGGCCGAACGCGCGGGTAAGCTGTTGCCGATTGTGTCGGGGCAGGCTGCGCCGGGGGTTTTGAAGATTCATCAGGACACGACGTTTTATGTTTCGCGGTTAAGCGCGGGTGAGCAAGTGACGCATACATTGAAGCCGGGGCGGCGCGCGTTTCTTTATGTGATCGAAGGTGCTCTGACATTGAATGGCGAAGTGTTGAATACTGGCGATCAGGCGCGCCTCGTTGGTTTGGAAAATCTGTCGCTGGCGGCCACGCAAGCGAGCGAATTGATCTTGATTGATTTGCCGTAG
- a CDS encoding MarR family transcriptional regulator: protein MTKQRVKITPSIAEQALIRLMRVGDRMWRASDERFGKWGLTDNHYNVLRILNGAAEPLSQSEIGRQMLSTRANVTKVVDALEQKGYAQRLTCGDRRVNLVVLTEAGARFLQDTLSEVIAAANAALKPLTREEQKTLFHLLGKLLHE from the coding sequence ATGACGAAACAACGCGTAAAAATAACCCCGAGCATCGCCGAGCAGGCGCTGATCCGGCTGATGCGCGTGGGTGACCGGATGTGGCGCGCGTCGGATGAGCGGTTCGGCAAGTGGGGCCTGACAGATAACCACTACAACGTGCTGCGCATTTTGAATGGGGCGGCGGAACCGCTGTCGCAATCCGAAATCGGGCGGCAGATGCTTTCAACGCGGGCGAATGTGACGAAGGTGGTGGACGCCTTGGAGCAGAAAGGCTATGCGCAACGCCTCACTTGTGGCGACCGGCGTGTGAATCTGGTCGTGCTGACGGAGGCGGGCGCCAGGTTTTTGCAGGACACGTTGAGCGAAGTGATTGCGGCGGCCAACGCGGCGCTCAAACCGCTGACGCGGGAGGAACAGAAGACGTTGTTCCATTTGCTGGGCAAACTGCTCCACGAGTAG
- a CDS encoding thiol-disulfide isomerase → MRIQRRFSFVLALLFSVTISLAWLASTHASGSKNAKAVTFTKDVAPIFNKQCAECHRPGESAPFSTLSYKDVRPWAKSIKEKVSNRTMPPWHADPHVGQFANDRTLSQAEIDTIVAWVDGGAAEGDPKELPPAPKFAAGWNIGTPDLVVQIPEPYTYKPGADEYQYFDVDPKLTEDKYISRIEARPTNPKIVHHILAFIVPPGSANMSKLTTEARYKAMEAQLKDSPMYRDGFLIRMKPDQPVQDDGCAAGTGGRGGTGGDLLAGYAPGHNADSFPEGIVRKLQAGSLIRFQIHYSNQTLGGTAVEKDQSMIGLVFAKEHGDKLMTTGSIGNNTFKIPAGADNHRVTACRTFKRATTIYAFLPHMHLRGKSMEYKAIYPDGKSEVLMSSSKYDFAWQTNYLLKEPKRLPAGTKLMVTAYYDNSTKNKFNPDPTKDVRFGEPTYDEMMLGFMDYVTEMPPIAQVDPKVLDSYAGKYMLDAMKMNVNVTRKGNALIVSIPFRATMEFVPQSETKFFMQGSDAEFTIVKNDKGEVIGAEMNGQKVSKLKEDTAGSSGQ, encoded by the coding sequence ATGCGGATTCAACGTCGTTTTTCCTTTGTGTTGGCGCTGCTGTTTAGCGTCACGATCAGCCTGGCTTGGCTGGCCAGCACGCACGCCAGTGGCAGCAAAAATGCCAAGGCCGTCACGTTTACCAAAGATGTCGCGCCGATTTTTAATAAGCAATGCGCTGAGTGCCACCGTCCGGGTGAGAGCGCGCCGTTCTCGACCTTGAGTTATAAGGACGTGCGGCCTTGGGCGAAATCCATCAAAGAGAAAGTCTCCAACCGCACGATGCCGCCCTGGCATGCCGATCCACACGTGGGCCAGTTCGCCAACGACCGCACGCTGTCGCAAGCCGAGATTGACACGATTGTGGCCTGGGTGGATGGTGGCGCGGCGGAAGGTGATCCGAAAGAACTGCCTCCCGCGCCGAAATTCGCGGCGGGTTGGAACATCGGCACGCCTGATTTGGTTGTGCAAATTCCCGAGCCTTACACCTACAAGCCAGGCGCGGATGAGTATCAATACTTTGATGTAGACCCTAAGCTGACCGAAGACAAATACATCTCGCGCATCGAAGCGCGCCCGACGAATCCGAAAATCGTCCATCACATTCTGGCCTTCATCGTGCCGCCCGGCTCAGCGAATATGTCGAAGCTGACGACCGAGGCGCGTTACAAGGCGATGGAAGCGCAGTTGAAGGATTCGCCGATGTACCGCGATGGCTTTTTGATCCGCATGAAACCCGATCAGCCGGTGCAAGACGACGGTTGTGCGGCGGGCACGGGCGGACGCGGTGGCACGGGCGGCGACTTGCTCGCAGGGTACGCGCCCGGTCACAACGCTGACTCCTTCCCGGAAGGGATCGTGCGCAAGTTGCAAGCAGGCTCGCTCATCCGTTTCCAGATTCACTATTCAAATCAGACGCTGGGCGGCACGGCGGTGGAAAAAGATCAATCCATGATCGGTTTGGTGTTTGCCAAAGAGCACGGCGACAAGCTGATGACGACAGGTTCCATCGGCAATAACACCTTTAAGATTCCCGCTGGCGCCGACAATCATCGCGTGACGGCGTGCCGCACGTTCAAACGCGCGACGACAATTTATGCCTTCCTGCCGCACATGCATTTGCGCGGCAAGAGCATGGAATACAAAGCGATCTATCCCGACGGCAAAAGCGAAGTGCTGATGAGTTCGTCGAAATATGACTTCGCTTGGCAAACCAATTACCTGCTCAAAGAGCCGAAGCGGTTGCCCGCCGGGACGAAGCTGATGGTGACCGCCTATTACGACAATTCGACGAAGAACAAATTCAATCCCGACCCGACCAAAGACGTGCGTTTCGGCGAGCCGACGTATGATGAAATGATGTTGGGGTTCATGGATTACGTCACCGAGATGCCCCCCATTGCGCAAGTTGACCCGAAGGTGCTGGATAGTTACGCCGGCAAGTACATGCTCGACGCGATGAAGATGAATGTGAACGTGACGCGCAAAGGCAACGCGCTGATCGTCAGCATTCCCTTCCGCGCCACGATGGAATTCGTGCCGCAATCCGAGACGAAGTTTTTCATGCAAGGCAGCGACGCCGAATTCACCATCGTCAAAAACGACAAAGGCGAAGTCATCGGCGCTGAAATGAATGGGCAAAAAGTCAGCAAACTGAAAGAGGACACGGCTGGCAGTAGCGGTCAATGA